The Pseudofrankia inefficax genome window below encodes:
- a CDS encoding 3-hydroxyacyl-CoA dehydrogenase NAD-binding domain-containing protein, with amino-acid sequence MGANVALDFPDEVVTHAYVRYAQLPGVDGPVALITLDNGHDHTRPNTFGPAGLRELLAAVDEIEAHTPAVAAVAVTGKPFIFCVGADLSFRSSITDPDAIRPAIEALGELGHQALRRVGEGRLNGRKVPTFALVNGAALGGGLELALHCDYRAFSAGIPVLALPEVFLGLVPGWGGTQLLPNLVGAEKAVRIAVENPLNTNRTLKGPQAAKLGLADILLEPADFLEEALGWVGRVLRGELDPATSRPAVERGAAWADALARGRALADAKLHGAAPAAYLALDLMALAETADRDAGYAAETAALADLSVTDELAASLYAFDLTQKRARKPVGGPDSKLARPVTKVGVVGAGLMAGQLALLFAQRLEVPVVLTDLDKARLDKGVTYVHGEIDNLLLRGRVSHDKANRLKALVTGSLTKDAFADADLVIEAVFEDLKVKQTVLAELEAVVRPDALLLTNTSALSVTEMASGLAHPERVAGLHFFNPVAVLPLVEVVRAARTDDASVATTLAVAKKLGKNAVLVKDAPAFVVNRLLTRFLGEVLGAIEAGTPVAEADAALDSLGLPMSPLTLLALVGPAVALHVAETLHEAWPDRFRSPAGLARVVSAGKTSIYTTGPDGTPVVDEEAAALARAGTGDGAGAGSGVAPSSAEVRENALAALAREIRLLLDEGVVAEAADVDLCMILGAGWPFHLGGITPYLDRTGISDPVTGARFAPPGVATVR; translated from the coding sequence ATGGGCGCGAACGTCGCGCTGGACTTCCCGGACGAGGTCGTCACGCACGCCTACGTCCGCTACGCACAGCTTCCCGGAGTCGACGGCCCGGTTGCCCTGATCACCCTGGACAACGGGCACGACCACACCCGGCCGAACACCTTCGGCCCCGCCGGGCTGCGCGAGCTGCTGGCCGCGGTCGACGAGATCGAGGCGCACACCCCGGCGGTCGCCGCTGTCGCGGTGACCGGCAAGCCGTTCATCTTCTGCGTCGGCGCCGACCTGTCGTTCCGCTCCTCGATCACGGACCCGGACGCGATCCGACCGGCGATCGAGGCGCTTGGCGAGCTCGGCCACCAGGCGCTGCGCCGGGTCGGCGAGGGCCGGCTGAATGGCCGGAAGGTGCCGACGTTCGCGCTGGTCAACGGCGCGGCGCTGGGCGGTGGCCTGGAGCTGGCGCTGCACTGCGACTACCGGGCGTTCTCCGCCGGCATCCCCGTGTTGGCGCTGCCGGAGGTGTTCCTCGGGCTGGTACCGGGCTGGGGCGGCACGCAGCTGCTCCCGAACCTGGTCGGCGCCGAGAAGGCGGTCCGGATCGCGGTCGAGAACCCGCTGAACACCAACCGGACCCTGAAGGGACCGCAGGCCGCGAAGCTGGGCCTCGCCGACATCCTGCTGGAGCCGGCCGACTTCCTGGAGGAGGCGCTCGGCTGGGTCGGCCGGGTGCTGCGCGGTGAGCTGGACCCGGCGACCAGTCGGCCCGCGGTCGAGCGCGGCGCGGCCTGGGCGGACGCGCTGGCCCGGGGCCGGGCGCTCGCCGACGCGAAGCTGCACGGCGCCGCGCCGGCGGCGTATCTGGCGCTCGACCTGATGGCGCTGGCCGAGACGGCCGACCGCGACGCGGGCTACGCCGCCGAGACGGCGGCGCTGGCCGACCTGTCGGTCACCGACGAGCTCGCCGCCAGCCTCTACGCCTTCGACCTGACCCAGAAGCGGGCCCGCAAGCCCGTCGGCGGGCCCGACTCGAAGCTGGCCCGGCCGGTGACGAAGGTCGGCGTCGTCGGCGCGGGCCTGATGGCCGGCCAGCTCGCGCTGCTGTTCGCCCAGCGCCTGGAGGTACCGGTGGTGCTCACCGACCTCGACAAGGCCCGGCTGGACAAGGGCGTCACCTACGTCCACGGCGAGATCGACAACCTGCTGCTGCGCGGCCGGGTCTCGCACGACAAGGCCAACCGCCTCAAGGCGCTGGTCACCGGCTCGCTGACCAAGGATGCGTTCGCCGACGCCGACCTCGTGATCGAGGCGGTCTTCGAGGACCTGAAGGTCAAGCAGACGGTGCTCGCCGAGCTGGAGGCGGTGGTGCGCCCGGACGCCCTGCTGCTGACGAACACCTCCGCGCTGTCGGTGACCGAGATGGCGTCCGGCCTGGCCCACCCGGAACGGGTCGCCGGGCTGCACTTCTTCAACCCGGTGGCCGTGCTGCCGCTGGTCGAGGTGGTCCGGGCCGCGCGCACGGACGACGCCTCCGTCGCCACGACACTGGCGGTCGCCAAAAAGCTCGGCAAGAACGCCGTGCTGGTGAAGGACGCCCCGGCGTTCGTCGTGAACCGGCTGCTCACCCGCTTCCTCGGCGAGGTCCTCGGCGCGATCGAGGCGGGCACCCCGGTCGCCGAGGCGGACGCCGCGCTGGACTCGCTCGGCCTGCCGATGTCGCCGCTGACGCTGCTCGCCCTGGTCGGCCCCGCGGTCGCGCTGCACGTCGCCGAGACGCTGCACGAGGCCTGGCCGGACCGGTTCCGCTCCCCCGCCGGGCTCGCCCGGGTGGTCTCCGCCGGCAAGACCAGCATCTACACCACCGGCCCCGACGGCACCCCGGTCGTCGACGAGGAGGCCGCCGCGCTCGCCCGCGCGGGCACCGGCGACGGTGCCGGCGCCGGGTCCGGGGTCGCCCCGAGCAGCGCCGAGGTACGGGAGAACGCGCTGGCGGCGCTCGCCCGGGAGATCCGGCTGCTGCTCGACGAGGGGGTCGTCGCCGAGGCCGCCGACGTGGACCTCTGCATGATCCTCGGTGCCGGCTGGCCGTTCCACCTGGGCGGCATCACGCCGTACCTGGACCGCACCGGGATCAGCGACCCGGTCACCGGCGCCCGCTTCGCCCCGCCGGGCGTCGCGACTGTCCGGTAG
- a CDS encoding ribonuclease D, with protein MTSTVPNSTQQFSGGGRPDVTDAAEPVSPAVTPLLEPVEGTPPVITDARALADVAERLAAGDGPVAFDAERASGYRYSQRAYLVQVRRRGSGTALIDPVALPDLSVIQDKVGGVEWVLHAASQDLPCLAELGLRPTTLFDTELAGRLLGYERVGLGMMVERVLGFGLEKGHSAADWSTRPLPEPWLRYAALDVELLVELRDALAVELAETGKLDFAHQEFAAIVAAPPREPRAEPWRRTSGIHRARSRRQLAAVRAMWSARDKIARTRDIAPGRVLPDSAIIDAVLNAPADATELVKLPVFSGPRLRRSASVWMGALAEAAALPEAELPPATASTGGDGLPPPNRWAERDPIAAARLARVRASVNAIATRHHMPVENLVEPALTRRVAWSPPGDPTEATVADALRTGGARDWQVGLTAAAIAGALPEPPPAAPALASGSGGAEPEPVAPEESRPAVDAP; from the coding sequence GTGACGTCGACGGTTCCGAACTCAACACAGCAGTTCAGCGGGGGTGGCAGACCAGACGTGACCGACGCGGCAGAGCCGGTGTCGCCCGCCGTCACCCCTCTCCTGGAACCGGTCGAGGGCACCCCACCCGTCATCACCGACGCCCGGGCGCTCGCCGACGTCGCCGAGCGGCTCGCCGCGGGCGACGGGCCGGTCGCCTTCGATGCCGAGCGGGCGTCCGGGTACCGGTACAGCCAGCGCGCATACCTGGTGCAGGTCCGTCGGCGCGGCTCCGGGACGGCGCTCATCGACCCCGTCGCGCTGCCCGACCTGAGCGTCATCCAGGACAAGGTCGGCGGCGTCGAGTGGGTGCTGCACGCCGCGAGCCAGGATCTGCCCTGCCTCGCCGAGCTGGGACTGCGCCCGACCACCCTGTTCGACACCGAGCTCGCCGGCCGGCTGCTCGGCTACGAGCGGGTCGGCCTCGGGATGATGGTCGAGCGCGTGCTCGGCTTCGGCCTGGAGAAGGGGCACTCGGCGGCCGACTGGTCGACCCGGCCCCTGCCCGAGCCCTGGCTGCGGTACGCGGCGCTCGACGTCGAGCTGCTGGTCGAGCTGCGCGACGCGCTGGCCGTCGAGCTCGCGGAGACGGGCAAGCTCGACTTCGCTCATCAGGAGTTCGCGGCGATCGTCGCCGCCCCGCCGCGTGAGCCGCGGGCCGAGCCCTGGCGGCGGACCAGCGGTATCCACCGCGCCCGCAGCCGCCGGCAGCTGGCCGCTGTCCGCGCGATGTGGAGCGCCCGGGACAAGATCGCGCGAACCCGAGACATCGCGCCCGGCCGGGTGCTGCCGGACAGCGCGATCATCGACGCCGTGCTGAACGCGCCGGCTGACGCTACCGAGCTGGTCAAGCTGCCGGTGTTCTCCGGGCCGAGGCTGCGCCGCAGCGCGAGCGTGTGGATGGGCGCGCTGGCGGAGGCTGCGGCGCTGCCGGAGGCCGAGCTCCCACCGGCGACCGCGTCCACCGGCGGCGACGGCCTGCCGCCGCCGAACCGCTGGGCCGAGCGCGACCCGATCGCGGCCGCGAGGCTGGCCCGGGTCCGGGCGAGCGTCAACGCGATCGCCACCAGGCATCACATGCCGGTCGAGAACCTGGTCGAGCCGGCACTCACCCGTCGGGTCGCCTGGTCGCCGCCCGGCGATCCGACCGAGGCGACCGTCGCCGACGCGCTGCGCACCGGGGGTGCCCGCGACTGGCAGGTCGGCCTCACCGCGGCCGCGATCGCCGGCGCCCTGCCCGAACCGCCGCCCGCCGCGCCGGCCCTGGCCTCCGGTTCCGGCGGCGCGGAGCCTGAACCGGTCGCACCCGAGGAGAGCCGTCCAGCGGTCGACGCTCCCTGA
- a CDS encoding DUF3000 domain-containing protein: MGAPLSPDSGAATEASAALADAVPALAGPVVFGTATAALRHGLTSVRPEVTVRETTAPSRVAPQAFALAASLTGDEDDIASGRFVLLFDEAGHAAWEGSARLVCYARAAVEPEVAADPMLPEVAWSWLVEALAAHGAGVRALGGTVTTTTSRRFGVLAPDGDSFDVEVRCSWSPDWSETAAPARRPGGDDRGRPWTAGDTTAHLHAFADLLAAMAGLPPRLAGVVPLPGRRF, translated from the coding sequence ATGGGCGCCCCGCTGTCACCCGACTCCGGGGCGGCCACCGAAGCCAGCGCCGCGCTGGCCGACGCCGTCCCGGCGCTGGCCGGTCCGGTCGTGTTCGGTACCGCCACGGCCGCGCTGCGCCACGGGCTCACCAGCGTCCGCCCGGAGGTGACGGTCCGGGAGACCACCGCGCCGTCCCGGGTGGCGCCGCAGGCCTTCGCGCTGGCCGCCAGCCTCACCGGGGACGAGGACGACATCGCCTCCGGCCGGTTCGTGCTGCTGTTCGACGAGGCGGGTCACGCCGCCTGGGAGGGCAGCGCGCGGCTGGTCTGCTACGCGCGGGCCGCCGTCGAGCCGGAGGTCGCCGCCGACCCGATGCTGCCCGAGGTGGCGTGGTCGTGGCTGGTCGAGGCCCTGGCGGCGCATGGCGCGGGCGTGCGGGCACTGGGAGGCACGGTCACCACGACGACCTCCCGGCGGTTCGGCGTGCTGGCGCCCGACGGGGACAGCTTCGACGTGGAGGTCCGCTGCTCCTGGTCGCCCGACTGGTCCGAGACCGCGGCCCCGGCCCGGCGGCCCGGCGGCGACGACCGGGGCAGGCCGTGGACGGCCGGGGACACGACGGCGCACCTGCACGCCTTCGCCGACCTGCTCGCGGCCATGGCCGGCCTCCCGCCACGACTGGCCGGCGTCGTGCCGCTGCCAGGTCGCCGCTTCTAG
- the hemG gene encoding protoporphyrinogen oxidase, with protein sequence MRVVIVGGGIAGLAAAHALAGKAEVTVLEAADRVGGKLRTTPIEGLAVEEGAESFLARVPEGQRLARQVGLGHDLVHPATTSAALWIHGRLRPIPPNTLLGVPTDALGLIRSRVLSPFGLLRAAADMVLPRAALPEDPTVGDFVGARVGRQIVDRLVDPLLGGVYAGRADALSLRATVPQLVPILAEDRSLLLGAHRVRARTAPVASTPPAPVFATVRGGLGGFAARVSEASGAAVRTGVLVRRIARVEGGWRVDFDEKGAAGAPGDIVTGPRGSGSLDADAVILAVPAGAARDLLTPIAPHAAAPLAGVPYASIGLVTLIYRDVDLPAGSSGFLVPPRERVTIKAATYLTSKWPHVSSGGPLRVVRASVGRAGADEDLRRSDTELTGVVAAEIAHISGITARPVASRVSRWGGGLPQYLPGHLERVASVRRALPPGLALAGAGYDGVGIPACIRSGEAAAAAVLSATDAVGAAGPV encoded by the coding sequence GTGCGAGTGGTGATCGTCGGTGGCGGCATCGCGGGCCTCGCCGCGGCGCACGCGCTGGCTGGCAAGGCAGAGGTAACCGTGCTGGAGGCCGCCGACCGGGTCGGCGGCAAGCTGCGCACCACCCCGATCGAGGGGCTCGCGGTCGAGGAGGGCGCCGAGTCGTTCCTCGCCCGCGTTCCGGAGGGCCAGCGGCTGGCCCGCCAGGTCGGCCTCGGGCACGACCTCGTGCACCCGGCCACGACCTCGGCCGCGTTGTGGATCCACGGGCGGCTGCGGCCGATCCCGCCGAACACGCTGCTCGGCGTGCCGACCGACGCGCTCGGGCTGATCCGCTCCCGGGTGCTGTCCCCGTTCGGCCTGCTGCGGGCGGCCGCCGACATGGTGCTGCCGCGCGCCGCGCTCCCCGAGGACCCCACCGTCGGCGACTTCGTCGGCGCCCGGGTCGGCCGGCAGATCGTCGACCGGCTGGTGGACCCGCTGCTCGGCGGCGTCTACGCCGGCCGGGCCGACGCCCTGTCGCTGCGGGCCACCGTCCCGCAGCTTGTCCCGATCCTGGCCGAGGACCGCTCGCTGCTGCTCGGCGCCCACCGGGTGCGGGCGCGTACCGCCCCGGTCGCCTCCACCCCGCCGGCCCCGGTGTTCGCCACCGTGCGCGGCGGTCTGGGGGGCTTCGCGGCCCGGGTCTCCGAGGCCAGCGGCGCCGCCGTGCGGACCGGGGTGCTCGTGCGCCGGATCGCCCGGGTTGAGGGCGGCTGGCGGGTCGACTTCGACGAGAAGGGCGCCGCCGGCGCGCCGGGCGACATCGTCACCGGGCCCCGCGGCAGCGGATCGCTGGACGCCGACGCGGTGATCCTCGCCGTGCCGGCCGGCGCCGCCCGGGACCTGCTCACCCCGATCGCCCCGCACGCCGCCGCGCCGCTGGCCGGCGTGCCGTACGCGTCGATCGGCCTGGTCACGCTGATCTACCGGGACGTCGACCTGCCCGCGGGCAGCAGCGGCTTCCTGGTGCCGCCCCGTGAGCGGGTCACCATCAAGGCCGCGACCTACCTGACGTCGAAATGGCCGCACGTGTCCTCGGGCGGCCCGCTGCGGGTGGTGCGCGCCAGCGTCGGGCGGGCCGGCGCCGACGAGGACCTGCGCCGTTCCGACACCGAGCTGACCGGCGTGGTCGCCGCCGAGATCGCGCACATCAGCGGGATCACCGCCCGCCCGGTCGCCAGCCGGGTCAGCCGCTGGGGCGGCGGCCTGCCGCAGTACCTGCCCGGCCACCTGGAGCGGGTCGCCTCGGTGCGCCGCGCGCTGCCGCCCGGCCTCGCACTGGCCGGCGCCGGCTACGACGGCGTCGGCATCCCGGCCTGCATCCGCTCGGGCGAGGCGGCCGCCGCCGCCGTGCTCAGCGCGACCGACGCGGTCGGCGCCGCCGGCCCGGTCTGA
- a CDS encoding S1C family serine protease has product MSDEARPQPSDGTHDDRPDDDPHDDDPSEPLDAYSAAVVHVARTVLPSVASLRVRGRRGTGAGSASVLAPDGILLTSAHVVEGAQVAEATFADGAEVTADVIGRDPLSDLAVLRARGEVPPAVPLGDASRLRVGQLVVALGNPLGLAGSVTAGIVSALGRSLPTKAGRVVDEVIQTDAALNPGNSGGVLADSRGRMVGVNTAVAGVGLGLAVPINETTRELIATLLRHGRVRRAWLGIAGGQSPLPPPLATKVGRRTGLRVAQVVEGSPAESAGLRRGDIVLTVDGQRIDTSTAVQRLMVEHAIGRRLEITVWRNGALVDVVAVPRELTDA; this is encoded by the coding sequence ATGAGTGACGAGGCCCGGCCACAGCCATCCGACGGCACCCATGACGATCGCCCGGACGACGACCCGCACGACGACGACCCGTCGGAGCCCCTCGACGCCTACTCCGCCGCGGTGGTGCACGTGGCCCGCACGGTGCTGCCGAGCGTCGCCAGCCTGCGGGTGCGCGGCCGGCGCGGTACGGGCGCGGGCAGCGCGAGCGTCCTGGCGCCCGACGGCATCCTGCTGACCAGCGCGCACGTCGTGGAAGGCGCCCAGGTGGCCGAGGCGACCTTCGCCGACGGCGCGGAGGTCACCGCGGACGTGATCGGCCGCGACCCGCTCTCCGACCTGGCCGTGCTGCGGGCGCGGGGCGAGGTACCACCGGCGGTCCCGCTGGGCGACGCGAGCCGGCTGCGCGTCGGGCAGCTGGTCGTGGCGCTGGGCAACCCGCTGGGCCTGGCGGGCAGCGTCACAGCCGGCATCGTGTCGGCGCTGGGCCGCTCGCTGCCGACGAAGGCCGGCCGCGTCGTCGACGAGGTGATCCAGACCGACGCCGCGCTCAACCCGGGCAACAGCGGCGGGGTGCTCGCGGACAGCCGCGGCCGGATGGTCGGGGTGAACACCGCGGTCGCGGGCGTCGGGCTGGGGCTCGCGGTCCCGATCAACGAGACGACTCGCGAGCTGATCGCCACGCTGCTGCGGCACGGCCGGGTCCGGCGCGCGTGGCTGGGGATCGCCGGCGGCCAGTCGCCGCTGCCGCCGCCGCTGGCCACGAAGGTCGGGCGCCGGACCGGCCTGCGGGTCGCCCAGGTCGTCGAGGGCAGCCCCGCGGAGAGCGCCGGCCTGCGCCGCGGCGACATCGTGCTGACGGTGGACGGCCAGCGGATCGACACCAGCACAGCCGTGCAGCGCCTCATGGTCGAGCACGCGATCGGGCGCCGGCTGGAGATCACCGTCTGGCGCAACGGCGCCCTCGTCGACGTGGTCGCCGTCCCCCGCGAGCTCACCGACGCCTGA
- a CDS encoding thiolase family protein has product MFKASRGAVRDVVFVDGVRTPFGKAKGVYAETRADDLVVRVIRDLLRRNPSLPPDRVDDVAIAATTQIGDQGLTIGRVAGILSGLPESVPGYAIDRMCAGAVTAVTTTASAIGIGAYDVAIAGGVEHMGRHPMGEGVDPNPRFVSEKLVDPSALVMGMTAENVHDRYPAITKARADAYAVRSQEKVAKAYADGRIQPDLVPVAARHAESGWEYVTVDEPPRPGTTVEGLAGLKTPFRPHGKVTAGNSAGINDGATGCILAAGEVADELGLTKKMSLVGFGFAGVAPEVMGVGPIPSTEKALARTGLTIDDIGLFELNEAFAVQVLAFLDHFGIDDDDPRVNPFGGAIALGHPLASSGVRLMTQLAREFEEHPEVRYGMTAMCVGFGMGATTIWENPHHGA; this is encoded by the coding sequence GTGTTCAAGGCATCCCGCGGTGCCGTCCGTGACGTCGTTTTCGTCGACGGCGTGCGCACCCCGTTCGGCAAGGCCAAGGGCGTGTACGCCGAGACCCGGGCCGATGACCTGGTCGTCCGGGTCATCCGAGATCTGCTGCGACGTAATCCGTCGCTGCCGCCGGACCGGGTCGACGACGTCGCCATCGCCGCCACCACCCAGATCGGTGACCAGGGCCTGACCATCGGCCGGGTCGCCGGCATCCTGTCCGGGCTGCCCGAGTCGGTGCCCGGCTACGCGATCGACCGGATGTGCGCCGGCGCGGTCACCGCCGTCACCACGACCGCGTCCGCGATCGGCATCGGCGCCTACGACGTCGCCATCGCCGGCGGCGTCGAGCACATGGGCCGCCATCCGATGGGCGAGGGCGTCGACCCGAACCCCCGGTTCGTCTCCGAGAAGCTCGTCGACCCGTCCGCGCTGGTCATGGGCATGACCGCCGAGAACGTGCACGACCGCTACCCGGCCATCACCAAGGCGCGCGCCGACGCCTACGCCGTCCGTTCCCAGGAGAAGGTGGCCAAGGCCTACGCGGACGGCAGGATCCAGCCCGACCTCGTCCCCGTCGCCGCCCGGCACGCCGAGTCCGGCTGGGAGTACGTGACGGTCGACGAGCCGCCGCGGCCCGGCACGACCGTCGAGGGCCTGGCCGGGCTGAAGACGCCGTTCCGCCCGCACGGCAAGGTCACCGCCGGCAACTCCGCCGGGATCAACGACGGCGCCACCGGCTGCATCCTGGCGGCCGGCGAGGTCGCCGACGAGCTGGGCCTGACCAAGAAGATGTCGCTGGTCGGCTTCGGGTTCGCGGGGGTGGCGCCGGAGGTGATGGGCGTCGGCCCGATCCCGTCGACCGAGAAGGCGCTCGCCCGCACCGGCCTGACCATCGACGACATCGGCCTGTTCGAGCTGAACGAGGCGTTCGCCGTGCAGGTGCTCGCGTTCCTCGACCACTTCGGCATCGACGACGACGATCCGCGGGTCAACCCCTTCGGCGGCGCGATCGCGCTGGGCCACCCGCTGGCCAGCTCCGGGGTGCGGCTGATGACCCAGCTCGCCCGGGAGTTCGAGGAGCACCCCGAGGTCCGCTACGGCATGACCGCGATGTGCGTCGGCTTCGGCATGGGCGCCACCACGATCTGGGAGAACCCGCACCATGGCGCGTAG
- the hemE gene encoding uroporphyrinogen decarboxylase: MSRTSRIADLPDRLHRSGEDGVVDPAAPRQAAEPVHGGADATVGPGPRRPGLAERAPLLRAARREPTDVAPVWFMRQAGRALPEYRALRAGVPMLESCQDAALVTEITLQPVRRFGTDAAIFYSDIVVPLVAIGMGVDIVAGVGPVVAEPIKDAAGLAALRSVEPDDVPYVHDAVRLLLAELGDTPLIGFAGAPFTLASYLVEGGPSKTHAKTKRLMYTAPDLWHSLLDRLADVTIGFLRVQVDAGIDALQLFDSWAGALDEGDYRRYVAPHSAKVLAAFEDAGVPRIHFGVNTGELLTAMGEVGADVVGVDWRLGLDEAARRVGPGRALQGNLDPTAVFAPPDVLAEKVRDVLLRGSKAEGHIFNLGHGVIPETDPGVLAHIVDLVHGA; encoded by the coding sequence GTGAGCCGAACCTCCAGGATCGCCGACCTCCCGGATCGGCTTCACCGGTCTGGCGAGGACGGTGTCGTCGATCCAGCAGCGCCGCGCCAGGCGGCCGAGCCCGTCCATGGCGGCGCCGACGCGACCGTGGGCCCCGGCCCGCGCCGGCCGGGGCTGGCCGAGCGCGCGCCGCTGCTGCGGGCCGCCCGCCGCGAGCCGACCGACGTCGCGCCCGTGTGGTTCATGCGGCAGGCCGGCCGGGCGCTGCCGGAGTACCGGGCGCTGCGCGCCGGCGTCCCGATGCTGGAGTCCTGTCAGGACGCCGCGCTGGTCACCGAGATCACCCTGCAGCCGGTCCGCCGGTTCGGCACCGATGCGGCGATCTTCTACTCGGACATCGTCGTGCCGCTGGTCGCGATCGGCATGGGCGTGGACATCGTCGCCGGGGTCGGCCCGGTGGTCGCCGAGCCGATCAAGGACGCCGCCGGGCTTGCGGCGCTGCGGTCGGTCGAGCCCGACGACGTCCCGTACGTCCACGACGCGGTCCGGCTGCTGCTCGCCGAGCTCGGCGACACGCCGCTGATCGGCTTCGCCGGCGCGCCGTTCACGCTGGCCAGCTACCTCGTGGAGGGTGGCCCGAGCAAGACCCATGCCAAGACCAAGCGGCTGATGTACACCGCGCCGGACCTCTGGCACAGCCTGCTCGACCGGCTCGCCGATGTCACGATCGGTTTCCTCCGTGTCCAGGTCGACGCCGGTATCGACGCTCTGCAGTTGTTCGACTCCTGGGCCGGGGCTCTCGACGAGGGCGACTATCGCCGCTATGTGGCGCCGCACTCCGCCAAGGTGCTGGCCGCGTTCGAGGATGCCGGGGTGCCGCGCATCCACTTCGGCGTCAACACCGGCGAGCTGCTCACCGCGATGGGCGAGGTCGGCGCGGACGTCGTCGGCGTCGACTGGCGGCTCGGGCTGGACGAGGCCGCCCGCCGGGTCGGGCCGGGCCGCGCCCTGCAGGGCAACCTGGACCCGACCGCCGTGTTCGCCCCGCCGGACGTGCTGGCCGAGAAGGTCCGCGACGTGCTGCTGCGCGGGTCGAAGGCCGAGGGCCACATCTTCAACCTCGGCCACGGCGTGATTCCCGAGACGGATCCGGGCGTGCTCGCCCACATCGTGGATCTGGTCCATGGCGCCTGA
- the hemQ gene encoding hydrogen peroxide-dependent heme synthase: MSESQPAAERAAGDRPADERQAAERSARDLNAEMLYTSWSVFAARRPLPADRSAVAAEVEALLDGALAKDVYTRGIYEISGYRADADVMVWWTSPDPDLLQETYQRFRQTTLGAHLDPVWSAVGLHRPAEFNRSHIPAYVRREDPRGYVCVYPFNRSLEWYLLPDYERRGMLAEHGIMGREYEDVRANTVSAFGLGDYEWLLAFEADELHRIVDCIRHLRSSAARRHTRLETPFYTGARKPIADIVAALP, from the coding sequence ATGTCCGAGTCCCAGCCCGCCGCCGAACGCGCCGCCGGCGACCGCCCAGCCGATGAACGCCAAGCCGCCGAGCGGTCCGCCCGTGACCTGAACGCGGAGATGCTCTACACGAGCTGGTCGGTGTTCGCTGCCCGCCGGCCGCTGCCCGCCGACCGTTCCGCCGTCGCGGCCGAGGTCGAAGCCCTGCTCGACGGCGCCCTCGCGAAGGACGTCTACACCCGCGGCATCTACGAGATCTCCGGCTACCGCGCCGACGCCGACGTGATGGTCTGGTGGACGAGCCCCGACCCGGACCTGCTGCAGGAGACCTACCAGCGCTTCCGGCAGACCACCCTGGGCGCCCACCTGGACCCGGTCTGGTCGGCCGTCGGCCTGCACCGGCCCGCGGAGTTCAACCGCAGCCACATCCCGGCCTACGTCCGGCGGGAGGACCCGCGCGGGTACGTCTGCGTCTACCCGTTCAACCGCTCGCTGGAGTGGTACCTGCTGCCCGACTACGAGCGGCGCGGCATGCTGGCCGAGCACGGGATCATGGGCCGCGAGTACGAGGACGTCCGGGCGAACACGGTCTCCGCGTTCGGCCTCGGCGACTACGAGTGGCTGCTGGCCTTCGAGGCCGACGAGCTGCACCGGATCGTCGACTGCATCCGCCACCTGCGCTCCAGCGCCGCCCGCCGCCACACCCGCCTGGAGACCCCGTTCTACACCGGCGCCCGCAAGCCCATAGCCGACATCGTCGCCGCCCTGCCCTAA